From the genome of Hyperolius riggenbachi isolate aHypRig1 chromosome 9, aHypRig1.pri, whole genome shotgun sequence, one region includes:
- the LOC137533536 gene encoding olfactory receptor 5AR1-like, which yields MVSQNYSKNTDLILVGITDAPEVQTPLFLVFLLVYFLTILGNLIIITVICVSPELHKPMYFFLCNFSLLDLFYSSVTQPKLLSILSTGPSVISFSGCIAQLYVFMSLACTEFVSLTAMAYDRYVAICKPLHYSVLMRRTICLQLACFCWVVGFLDPVAHTVVISKQPFCRPPILNHFYCDLSVLLSLSCVDKLFIEIMTYVVGSVVALPAFLLTLISYVFIISAVLHITSSSGRKKAFSTCTSHLTVVILFYGSVLVMYMRPPSQYPLTQDKPLSLLYTAIIPMLNPVIYSFRNKDVKFSLRKLIKNKNMLKHKLKY from the coding sequence ATGGTCAGTCAGAACTACAGCAAGAACACAGACTTAATCCTCGTGGGCATCACAGATGCTCCAGAAGTACAGACACCTCTGTTTCTTGTATTCCTCCTCGTTTATTTTCTTACTATTTTAGGAAACCTCATTATTATAACTGTGATCTGTGTGAGTCCAGAACTTCACAAGCCCATGTATTTTTTCCTCTGCAACTTCTCGCTCCTTGACTTATTTTACTCCTCTGTTACTCAACCCAAGTTGCTCTCCATTCTCTCAACTGGTCCCAGTGTGATTTCTTTTTCTGGATGCATTGCAcagctgtatgtatttatgtcttTGGCATGTACGGAATTTGTTTCATTAACAGCTATGGCCTATGATCGTTATGTAGCAATTTGTAAGCCTTTACACTATTCAGTGTTGATGAGGAGAACCATCTGTTTACAGTTGGCTTGTTTTTGTTGGGTTGTCGGATTTTTGGACCCAGTGGCTCACACAGTGGTAATATCTAAGCAACCTTTTTGTAGGCCACCTATTCTTAATCACTTCTACTGTGATTTGTCAGTTTTACTCAGCCTCTCTTGTGTTGACAAATTATTTATTGAAATTATGACCTACGTAGTTGGCTCAGTGGTAGCTCTCCCGGCTTTCCTGCTTACGTTAATTTCCTATGTTTTCATCATATCTGCCGTTCTACATATTACCTCATCTTCTGGAAGAAAGAAAGCTTTTTCTACCTGTACGTCACATTTGACTGTAGTCATTCTTTTCTATGGCAGTGTATTAGTAATGTATATGAGACCTCCCTCTCAGTATCCTCTCACACAAGACAAACCTTTGTCTTTGTTATACACTGCTATCATTCCAATGTTAAATCCTGTAATCTATAGTTTCAGGAATAAAGATGTGAAATTTTCTTTGAGGAaacttataaaaaataaaaatatgcttaAACATAAACTCAAATATTAA